Proteins from a genomic interval of Kribbella aluminosa:
- a CDS encoding molybdopterin molybdotransferase MoeA, with product MVGEGGCVEDRPGGIDVRRRRDAVAWDVARQLAYAVARPGVVASRGLGDADGCVLGTPLVAPVAVPAVDRSAMDGYAVRGDGPWRIVGHVAAGVAEPGTLEDGEATGIVTGATVPVGATCVVRSEDAVVSGDRLEGPAKEGRHIRRTGEECKPGDQLLPAGIVVDPAVLGLAATVGLNRLTVVPPPTVAAVITGDELVHRGPSSPGRIRDAIGPMLPGLITRAGARNGPLTHLRDDRDALVKALKETQAELVLVSGSSASGPADHLRAVLTELDADLIVDGVACRPGHPQALAQLPDGRLVLGLPGNPHAALVAFLTLGVAAITRMRGLPLATLANIAVPGGITCHPTNTRLVPIRLTAQGAVPVGHDGAAMLRGPAVADALAVVAPGPSEAIAARLLPIDPGARPWIL from the coding sequence ATGGTTGGAGAGGGTGGGTGTGTGGAGGACAGGCCCGGGGGAATTGACGTGCGCAGGCGGCGGGATGCTGTGGCGTGGGATGTGGCTCGGCAGTTGGCGTATGCGGTGGCGCGGCCGGGAGTGGTGGCTTCTCGGGGGCTGGGGGATGCGGACGGGTGCGTGCTGGGGACGCCGTTGGTGGCGCCCGTGGCGGTGCCGGCGGTGGATCGGTCGGCCATGGACGGGTACGCCGTACGCGGGGACGGGCCCTGGCGGATCGTCGGGCATGTAGCGGCAGGGGTCGCGGAGCCTGGGACGTTGGAGGACGGCGAGGCGACCGGGATTGTGACGGGCGCGACCGTGCCGGTGGGGGCGACCTGCGTCGTACGGTCGGAGGATGCGGTCGTGAGCGGCGACCGGCTGGAGGGGCCGGCGAAGGAAGGGCGGCACATCCGGCGTACCGGCGAGGAGTGCAAGCCCGGCGACCAGCTGCTCCCGGCGGGGATCGTGGTCGACCCGGCCGTGCTCGGGCTCGCCGCGACCGTCGGACTCAACCGGCTCACGGTCGTCCCACCACCCACAGTCGCAGCCGTCATCACCGGCGACGAACTCGTCCACCGCGGCCCGTCCTCCCCCGGCCGCATCCGCGACGCCATCGGCCCGATGCTCCCCGGCCTGATCACCCGCGCCGGCGCCCGCAACGGACCGCTCACGCACCTGCGAGACGACCGCGACGCCCTGGTCAAGGCCCTGAAGGAGACCCAGGCCGAGCTCGTCCTCGTCTCCGGCTCCTCGGCGTCCGGCCCCGCCGACCACCTCCGCGCCGTGCTCACCGAACTCGACGCCGACCTGATCGTCGACGGTGTCGCCTGCCGCCCGGGTCACCCGCAGGCGCTCGCCCAGCTACCCGACGGCCGCCTGGTCCTCGGCCTCCCGGGCAACCCGCACGCCGCGCTCGTCGCGTTCCTGACCCTGGGCGTCGCCGCGATCACCCGCATGCGCGGACTCCCCCTCGCCACGCTTGCCAACATCGCCGTACCGGGCGGCATCACCTGCCACCCCACCAACACCCGCCTCGTCCCGATCCGCCTCACCGCACAGGGCGCCGTACCGGTCGGCCACGACGGGGCTGCCATGCTCCGCGGCCCGGCGGTCGCCGACGCCCTCGCCGTCGTCGCCCCGGGCCCGTCCGAGGCGATCGCCGCCCGCCTGCTCCCGATCGACCCCGGAGCCCGCCCGTGGATCCTCTGA
- a CDS encoding ROK family transcriptional regulator: MGEWRPLAGPSRQVALEILLDGPLSRAELSRRVGLSPGSLTRLTKPMVESGLLVEVEGGPTDSRVGRPSQPLDLDATAHHFAGIKLTGDSAIGVLTTLRADVLASVERPIVDQTPSAVADLVLEITDELQLQVPGGRALTGLGVSIGGRIANRSEVRWGPYLNWVDVPFGEILAAHTAVPIVLANDLTSLTEATHWFGAGRNSDRFVLLTIGAGVGYGLVVHNRVVDSPDVTLGLIGHHPLLPDGPLCDRGHRGCALSLLTVGAITGQLGTALGRSVGYDEALDLAAKGDPVAREVVGRAGRALGKLIAAAANFTMPGLVVLGGEGIRLAEVAREELLAGLHADRHPSAAELPMVLQPADFSEWARGAAVVAIQTFVLGIE; the protein is encoded by the coding sequence ATGGGTGAGTGGCGGCCGTTGGCGGGGCCCTCGCGGCAGGTCGCGCTGGAGATCCTGCTGGACGGGCCGTTGTCGCGGGCCGAGTTGTCCCGGCGCGTGGGGCTGTCGCCCGGAAGCCTCACCCGGCTGACGAAGCCGATGGTGGAGTCCGGTCTGCTGGTCGAGGTCGAGGGCGGTCCCACCGACTCCCGGGTCGGCCGGCCGTCGCAACCGCTCGATCTGGACGCGACCGCGCACCACTTCGCCGGGATCAAGCTCACCGGCGACTCCGCGATCGGCGTACTGACCACCCTGCGCGCCGACGTCCTGGCCAGCGTCGAGCGCCCGATCGTCGACCAGACGCCGTCCGCCGTCGCGGACCTGGTCCTCGAGATCACCGACGAGCTGCAGCTCCAGGTCCCCGGCGGCCGGGCGCTCACCGGACTCGGCGTCTCGATCGGCGGCCGGATCGCGAACCGCTCCGAGGTCCGCTGGGGGCCGTACCTGAACTGGGTCGACGTACCGTTCGGTGAGATCCTCGCCGCGCACACCGCCGTCCCGATCGTGCTCGCGAACGACCTGACCTCGCTGACCGAGGCCACGCACTGGTTCGGCGCCGGCCGGAACTCGGACCGCTTCGTCCTGCTCACCATCGGCGCCGGCGTCGGATACGGGCTGGTCGTCCACAACCGGGTCGTGGACAGCCCGGACGTCACGCTCGGCCTGATCGGGCACCACCCGCTGCTCCCCGACGGCCCGCTCTGCGACCGCGGCCACCGCGGCTGCGCGCTCAGCCTGCTCACGGTCGGCGCGATCACCGGCCAGCTCGGTACGGCGCTGGGCCGGAGCGTCGGGTACGACGAGGCGCTCGATCTCGCGGCGAAGGGCGATCCGGTCGCGCGCGAGGTCGTCGGGCGCGCGGGTCGTGCTCTCGGCAAGCTGATCGCCGCGGCCGCGAACTTCACGATGCCCGGGCTCGTCGTCCTCGGCGGCGAGGGCATCCGGCTCGCCGAGGTCGCGCGCGAGGAGCTGCTGGCCGGCCTGCACGCGGACCGGCACCCGTCCGCCGCCGAGCTGCCGATGGTGCTGCAGCCGGCCGACTTCAGCGAATGGGCCCGGGGCGCGGCCGTGGTCGCGATCCAGACCTTCGTCCTCGGCATCGAGTAA
- a CDS encoding MerR family transcriptional regulator, with the protein MGGLSIGQVAERTGLSVHALRFYEREGLLADQVRRESNGRRVYTEDDVEWLGMCIKFRSSGMPLDTIRKYTDLVRQGPGNEADRLALLKSHQDYVSAQIAELNECLNVITWKVDIYQQHVDAGTADCLWTAPSAQTEKSEAS; encoded by the coding sequence ATGGGTGGACTGAGTATCGGGCAGGTGGCGGAGCGGACCGGCTTGAGTGTGCACGCGCTGCGGTTCTACGAGCGCGAGGGTCTGCTCGCCGATCAGGTACGGCGGGAGTCGAACGGGCGGCGCGTCTACACCGAGGACGACGTCGAGTGGCTGGGCATGTGCATCAAGTTCCGCTCGTCCGGGATGCCGCTGGACACCATCCGCAAGTACACGGACCTGGTCCGGCAAGGGCCGGGCAACGAGGCGGACCGGCTCGCTCTGCTGAAGAGCCACCAGGACTACGTGAGCGCGCAGATCGCCGAGCTCAACGAATGCCTGAACGTGATCACCTGGAAGGTCGACATCTACCAGCAGCACGTCGACGCAGGTACGGCCGACTGTCTCTGGACAGCTCCCTCGGCACAGACGGAGAAGAGCGAGGCGTCCTGA
- a CDS encoding GNAT family N-acetyltransferase: MMRRWLEGWRLCRGLEPVIEYPDAYAAVLRLPGRDRELFTRTDDAATVDRLASSLPEETWLTVTTQTGDRVAGQLLAAGVEPFDERKTLMSIDLQHHPHPYPPPHPQGVQRAQVGQAGDGYRLRLGSDGPLEYVHLLTWDGAVAAHGMAAIVGSDAVMHDIQTDPAHRRRGLGSVVMGALAGRGIERGARTGLLMATTDGFHLYRRLGWTAEATMVTASGARLGPVRSDLGPVLAGG; this comes from the coding sequence ATGATGAGGCGATGGCTGGAAGGCTGGCGGCTCTGCCGCGGCCTGGAGCCGGTGATCGAGTACCCCGACGCGTACGCCGCCGTACTGCGTCTGCCCGGGCGTGACCGCGAACTGTTCACCCGCACCGACGACGCGGCGACGGTGGATCGGCTGGCGTCGTCCCTGCCGGAGGAGACCTGGCTGACGGTGACCACACAGACCGGCGACCGGGTCGCGGGTCAGCTATTGGCTGCGGGCGTCGAGCCGTTCGACGAGCGGAAGACGCTGATGTCGATCGACCTCCAGCACCACCCACACCCCTACCCGCCGCCCCACCCGCAGGGAGTGCAGAGGGCGCAGGTGGGGCAGGCGGGCGACGGCTATCGGCTCAGGCTGGGGTCCGATGGGCCGCTCGAGTACGTTCACCTGCTGACGTGGGACGGCGCCGTCGCGGCCCACGGGATGGCGGCGATCGTCGGATCGGATGCCGTGATGCACGACATCCAGACCGATCCGGCGCACCGGCGGCGCGGGCTCGGCAGTGTGGTGATGGGCGCGCTGGCCGGGCGAGGGATCGAACGCGGGGCACGGACCGGTCTGTTGATGGCGACCACCGACGGTTTCCATTTGTACCGTCGCCTCGGCTGGACGGCCGAGGCGACGATGGTGACGGCGTCAGGTGCTCGCCTTGGCCCGGTGCGCAGCGACCTTGGTCCGGTTCTGGCAGGCGGTTGA
- a CDS encoding aminotransferase class V-fold PLP-dependent enzyme: MEIAELWDAEPGWLNTASYGLPPRPAWEALQAALGDWRVGATSWEPWDESTTRARESFARLVGAQAADVFVGSTVSAAVAPIANALPDGAKVLTDNVEFTSNVFPWQVHADRGVQVVAVPSDELVAAITAGVDVVAVSAVQSSTGDVLDLPAVVAASKQIDALVVLDATQAVGWHPLTVDGVDALIAHSYKWLMSPRGATFGYLSPRLQERCRPSAAGWYAARDIHGSYYGPAMELGPGARRFDQSPSWFCFVGAAPALELIEQIGVGTINRHNLALANEFRAGLGLPPSNSAIVSTELPGAQEAFAAAGIRAAVRDGKLRASFHIYTTRADVQQALSALKPLV, from the coding sequence ATGGAGATCGCGGAGTTGTGGGATGCCGAGCCGGGGTGGTTGAACACGGCGTCGTACGGGCTGCCGCCGCGGCCGGCGTGGGAGGCGTTGCAGGCGGCGCTGGGGGACTGGCGGGTCGGGGCGACCAGTTGGGAGCCGTGGGACGAGTCGACGACCCGGGCGCGGGAGTCGTTCGCGCGGCTGGTCGGGGCGCAGGCTGCGGACGTGTTCGTCGGGAGCACGGTGTCGGCCGCGGTGGCGCCGATCGCGAACGCGTTGCCGGACGGCGCGAAGGTGCTGACCGACAACGTCGAGTTCACGTCGAACGTGTTCCCCTGGCAGGTGCACGCCGACCGCGGCGTCCAGGTGGTCGCCGTACCGTCGGACGAGCTGGTCGCGGCCATCACGGCGGGCGTCGACGTCGTCGCGGTCAGTGCCGTGCAGTCGTCGACCGGCGACGTCCTCGACCTGCCCGCGGTAGTTGCCGCGAGCAAGCAGATCGACGCGCTCGTGGTGCTCGACGCGACCCAGGCGGTGGGCTGGCATCCGCTCACCGTGGACGGGGTCGACGCGCTGATCGCGCACAGTTACAAGTGGTTGATGTCGCCGCGCGGCGCGACCTTCGGGTACCTGTCGCCGCGGCTGCAGGAGCGCTGCCGTCCGTCCGCCGCCGGGTGGTACGCCGCACGCGACATCCACGGCTCGTACTACGGGCCGGCGATGGAGCTCGGCCCCGGGGCGCGGAGGTTCGACCAGTCGCCGTCCTGGTTCTGCTTCGTCGGGGCGGCACCGGCGCTGGAGCTGATCGAGCAGATCGGCGTCGGCACGATCAACCGGCACAACCTCGCACTCGCGAACGAGTTCCGCGCCGGGCTCGGGCTGCCGCCGTCGAACAGCGCGATCGTCAGTACGGAGCTGCCCGGCGCCCAGGAAGCGTTCGCCGCGGCGGGCATCCGGGCCGCCGTACGGGACGGGAAGCTGCGCGCGTCGTTCCACATCTACACGACGCGTGCCGACGTACAACAGGCGCTCTCGGCCTTGAAGCCCTTGGTCTAG
- a CDS encoding GAF and ANTAR domain-containing protein: MTEPDLANSADTFARLAIELHDAPGVEETIDAVVQFAQQALSCTYAGVALYTRGSQAEIAAVTDPVVTAFYERQIATESGPLITALRERAAVLIHDTATDERWPELGTEPPAIRSLLDVPLATGDAPRRTVGVLGLYGAEPGAFTADDEAIAYVLAQHASVAVASARHEETMAQAVDARKLIGQAMGILMERFDVDGDRAFAILKRYSQDTNTKLRDVAQQLIDTRRLPH, from the coding sequence GTGACTGAGCCCGATCTCGCCAACTCGGCGGATACCTTCGCCCGGCTGGCGATCGAGCTGCACGACGCGCCTGGTGTCGAGGAGACGATCGACGCGGTGGTGCAGTTCGCCCAGCAGGCGTTGAGCTGCACGTATGCCGGTGTCGCCTTGTACACCCGTGGTTCGCAGGCCGAGATCGCCGCCGTGACCGATCCGGTGGTGACCGCGTTCTACGAGCGGCAGATCGCCACGGAGAGTGGTCCGCTGATCACGGCCTTACGAGAACGTGCGGCGGTCCTGATCCACGACACCGCCACCGACGAACGCTGGCCCGAGCTCGGGACCGAGCCGCCGGCGATCCGGAGCCTGCTCGACGTACCGTTGGCGACCGGTGACGCGCCGCGGCGTACGGTCGGCGTGCTCGGGCTGTACGGCGCCGAGCCGGGGGCGTTCACCGCCGACGACGAGGCGATCGCGTACGTGCTCGCGCAGCACGCGTCGGTCGCGGTGGCGTCCGCGCGGCACGAGGAGACGATGGCGCAGGCCGTCGACGCGCGGAAGCTGATCGGCCAGGCGATGGGGATCCTGATGGAGCGCTTCGACGTGGACGGCGACCGGGCGTTCGCGATCCTCAAGCGGTACTCGCAGGACACCAACACCAAACTGCGCGACGTCGCGCAGCAGCTCATCGATACGCGCAGACTCCCGCACTAG
- a CDS encoding LacI family DNA-binding transcriptional regulator, giving the protein MAVTMRDVARAAGVSPKTVSNVMNGYPYIREETRTKVLAAIDALDYRMNISARNLKSGRTGVIALAVPELSNPYFAELADATIEAAGEHGLTVMIETTGADRERELSALARPRGHLVDGLLYSPLGLGPEDVDELKTSTPMVLLGERIFHGPVDHVMIDNVDGTKAVIRHLLDQGRRRIAVIGVRPGEQVGTAAIRYGAYTSTLAEYGVPVVAELAVPGGAWRRSSGADAVQELLERGVEFDAVFALNDLLALGAMRTLIGRGMRVPEDVAVAGFDNIDESAFSSPALTTVDAGRIQIARTAVDLLVRRLSGDDGPPAEIVAPYELHLRESTRN; this is encoded by the coding sequence GTGGCGGTGACGATGCGTGATGTCGCGCGCGCGGCCGGGGTGTCGCCGAAGACCGTGTCGAACGTGATGAACGGATACCCGTACATCCGCGAGGAGACCCGGACCAAGGTGCTCGCCGCGATCGACGCGCTCGACTACCGGATGAACATCTCCGCCCGGAACCTCAAGTCCGGGCGCACCGGCGTGATCGCGCTGGCCGTCCCCGAGCTCAGCAACCCGTACTTCGCCGAGCTTGCGGACGCCACCATCGAGGCCGCCGGCGAGCACGGCCTGACCGTGATGATCGAGACCACCGGCGCCGACCGCGAACGCGAACTGTCCGCGCTCGCCCGCCCGCGCGGTCACCTGGTCGACGGCCTGCTCTACAGCCCGCTCGGTCTCGGCCCGGAGGACGTCGACGAGCTGAAGACCTCGACGCCGATGGTGCTGCTCGGCGAGCGGATCTTCCACGGCCCGGTCGACCACGTGATGATCGACAACGTCGACGGCACCAAGGCGGTCATCCGGCACCTGCTCGACCAGGGCCGCCGGCGGATCGCGGTGATCGGCGTCCGCCCGGGCGAGCAGGTCGGCACCGCGGCCATCCGGTACGGCGCTTACACGTCGACGCTGGCCGAGTACGGCGTACCGGTGGTGGCGGAGCTGGCCGTACCGGGTGGGGCGTGGCGGCGGTCGAGTGGCGCGGATGCGGTGCAGGAGCTGCTGGAGCGCGGGGTCGAGTTCGACGCCGTGTTCGCGTTGAACGACTTGCTTGCTTTGGGCGCGATGCGGACGTTGATCGGGCGTGGGATGCGGGTGCCGGAGGATGTCGCGGTGGCGGGGTTCGACAACATCGACGAGTCCGCGTTCAGCAGTCCGGCGCTGACCACGGTCGACGCCGGGCGGATCCAGATCGCGCGGACCGCGGTCGACCTGCTGGTCCGCCGCCTGAGCGGCGACGACGGACCCCCGGCCGAGATCGTCGCGCCGTACGAGCTGCACCTGCGCGAATCCACCCGCAACTGA
- a CDS encoding SRPBCC family protein: MNDYGVTGATTGVEVLMQLPARTVWAGITAIQRYGEWSPECYYGAWLEPGARFEARNRFPNGFETYVTCTVTVLEEPKRFGWDVYGGEEFPLANWAYELEDRGEATLVRQTFTHGPGDSGLRMGVVKYPDRAAEIIQGRLDELATNMRKTLAAMESAL, from the coding sequence GTGAACGATTACGGAGTGACCGGTGCGACCACCGGTGTCGAGGTACTGATGCAGCTGCCGGCCCGCACCGTCTGGGCCGGGATCACCGCGATCCAGCGGTACGGCGAGTGGAGCCCCGAGTGCTACTACGGCGCGTGGCTGGAGCCGGGCGCCCGTTTCGAGGCGCGGAACCGCTTCCCGAACGGGTTCGAGACGTACGTGACCTGCACGGTCACCGTCCTGGAGGAGCCGAAGCGCTTCGGCTGGGATGTGTACGGCGGCGAGGAGTTCCCGCTCGCGAACTGGGCCTACGAGCTGGAGGACCGCGGCGAGGCGACCCTCGTCCGGCAGACGTTCACGCACGGCCCGGGCGACAGCGGCCTACGGATGGGTGTGGTGAAGTACCCGGACCGCGCCGCGGAGATCATCCAGGGACGCCTCGACGAACTGGCCACCAACATGCGAAAGACCCTCGCCGCCATGGAGTCGGCCCTCTGA
- a CDS encoding CGNR zinc finger domain-containing protein, whose product MEATDHLNDSLTAAIALANTFGSAMRQGRPARAADAASVDAVLRLTTKRPPAVDPSDYAAGAKTLYDALSTLPDVDAAAALVNLLLQQTKAAPQLTRDVGEPWHLHFGNPEAAAGWLAEFATAVAMLLGSDELERVRRCAAARCDDLFLDSTRNRTQRFCSTACQNRTKVAAHRAKAST is encoded by the coding sequence GTGGAAGCCACCGATCACCTGAACGACTCGCTGACGGCCGCGATCGCGCTGGCGAACACCTTCGGCTCGGCGATGCGCCAAGGCCGCCCGGCCCGTGCTGCGGACGCCGCATCCGTCGACGCCGTACTGCGGCTGACCACGAAGCGCCCGCCGGCCGTCGACCCAAGCGACTACGCGGCCGGCGCGAAGACGCTGTACGACGCGCTCAGCACCCTGCCGGACGTCGACGCGGCCGCGGCGCTCGTGAACCTGCTGCTCCAGCAGACCAAGGCGGCGCCGCAGCTAACCCGCGACGTGGGCGAGCCGTGGCACCTGCACTTCGGCAACCCGGAGGCCGCGGCCGGCTGGCTCGCCGAGTTCGCGACCGCCGTCGCGATGCTGCTTGGGAGCGACGAACTGGAGCGGGTACGGCGCTGTGCGGCGGCGCGCTGCGACGACCTGTTCCTGGACTCGACCCGCAACCGCACCCAGCGGTTCTGCTCAACCGCCTGCCAGAACCGGACCAAGGTCGCTGCGCACCGGGCCAAGGCGAGCACCTGA
- a CDS encoding aldo/keto reductase, giving the protein MRYRTLGGTGIEVSTHCLGAMMFGAVGNPDHDDCVRIIHAALDQGVNFVDTADMYSAGESEVIVGKALKDRRDDVVLATKVHFPFTEGRNRSGNSRRWITRAVEDSLRRLGTDWIDLYQIHRPDHTTDIEETLWVLSDLVSAGKIRAFGCSAFPAEDIVEAYHVADRRGYGRFRTMQPTYSMMARGIERSVLPTSRRLGMGVLTYSPLAFGFLSGKIRKNQPIDMTSGRAALAPERFDPTLPANAVKYDAVEQFIEVADGIGTTLPELALSFVTSHPAVTSVISGPRTMEQLDGLIKAADLTLDDKTLDRIDEIVPPGTDLYRADAAWQPQSITDVGQWRRPLSDR; this is encoded by the coding sequence ATGCGTTACCGCACGCTGGGTGGGACCGGGATCGAGGTCAGCACGCACTGTCTCGGCGCGATGATGTTCGGCGCGGTCGGCAACCCCGACCACGACGACTGCGTCCGGATCATCCACGCCGCCCTGGACCAGGGCGTCAACTTCGTCGACACCGCGGACATGTACTCGGCGGGCGAGTCCGAGGTGATCGTCGGCAAGGCGCTCAAGGACCGCCGCGACGACGTCGTACTGGCGACCAAGGTGCACTTCCCGTTCACCGAGGGCCGGAACCGGAGCGGCAACTCGCGGCGCTGGATCACCCGCGCGGTCGAGGACAGCCTGCGTCGCCTCGGCACCGACTGGATCGACCTGTACCAGATCCACCGGCCGGACCACACCACGGACATCGAGGAGACGCTCTGGGTGCTCAGCGACCTGGTCAGCGCCGGCAAGATCCGCGCGTTCGGCTGCTCGGCGTTCCCGGCCGAGGACATCGTCGAGGCGTACCACGTGGCCGACCGGCGCGGGTACGGGCGCTTCCGGACGATGCAGCCGACATACTCGATGATGGCCCGCGGCATCGAGCGGTCGGTGCTGCCGACGTCCCGGCGACTGGGGATGGGCGTGTTGACCTACAGCCCGCTGGCGTTCGGTTTCCTGTCCGGGAAGATCCGCAAGAACCAGCCGATCGACATGACGTCGGGTCGCGCCGCGCTCGCCCCCGAGCGCTTCGACCCCACGCTGCCCGCGAACGCCGTGAAGTACGACGCCGTCGAGCAGTTCATCGAAGTTGCCGACGGCATCGGTACGACGCTGCCGGAGCTGGCGCTGTCCTTCGTGACGTCGCACCCGGCGGTCACGTCGGTGATCTCCGGGCCGCGGACGATGGAGCAGCTCGACGGGCTGATCAAAGCCGCCGACCTGACTCTCGATGACAAAACACTGGACCGGATCGACGAGATCGTCCCGCCCGGTACCGACCTGTATCGGGCGGACGCCGCCTGGCAACCGCAGTCGATCACCGACGTCGGCCAGTGGCGCCGCCCGCTGTCCGATCGCTGA
- the nhaA gene encoding Na+/H+ antiporter NhaA translates to MADVAGLLGGRTDWRREFAAPLRAFLRTEAGSSGVLAAAIVVALVWANVAPGTYDEIWRTELSVGLGQQHLGLDLREWINSGLMTLFFLVVGLEARREFDLGDLRERSRFVLPMLAGVAGMVAPVLIYLAFNAGGPGARGWGVAMSTDTALALGLLALVGRGVPDRVRVFLLTVFVVDDLLALVVIAVVYSSDVKLMPLVLAVVAFAVVLTLALLRVRKSWVYVVLGVLMWAALLKSGVDPVVAGLAIGLTAPAYSPGREELEEATGLFRLFREQPTPELARSATVGLTTTISPNERLQFLYHPWTSYLIVPLFGLANAGVTIDAGFLGRAFSSPITLGILLGYVVGKPIAVTGVSWLLERVSGGRVRPGVGWASVLGSGTIAGIGFTVSLLIATIAFDGAQLAEAKVGLLSAVIVASALTWAVFRAAKLLSPPKKALALLGEAEQLLDLTDPVDPERDHVRGPENASVTLVEYGDFECPYCGMAEPIVRDLLQDDDLRYVWRHLPLSDVHPRAQIAAEFAEGAAVQGAFWEMHDLLLANQENLQPKDLMGYAEQLGLDTDRLHDEVKRHVAAARVAQDIESADTSGVSGTPTFFVNGQRHYWAYDVETLKQAIKVARARSKIRRG, encoded by the coding sequence ATGGCGGACGTGGCTGGTCTGTTGGGTGGGCGGACCGACTGGCGGCGGGAGTTTGCGGCGCCGTTGCGGGCGTTCCTGCGGACCGAGGCGGGGAGCTCGGGAGTTCTTGCGGCGGCGATCGTTGTCGCCCTGGTGTGGGCGAATGTGGCGCCGGGGACGTACGACGAGATCTGGCGGACCGAGTTGTCCGTTGGGCTCGGGCAGCAGCACCTCGGGCTGGATCTGCGGGAGTGGATCAACAGCGGGTTGATGACGTTGTTCTTCCTGGTGGTGGGGCTGGAGGCGCGGCGGGAGTTCGATCTGGGGGATCTGCGGGAGCGGAGCCGGTTCGTGCTGCCGATGCTGGCGGGGGTCGCTGGGATGGTCGCGCCCGTGCTGATCTACCTGGCGTTCAACGCGGGCGGTCCGGGAGCGCGCGGGTGGGGTGTCGCGATGTCGACGGACACCGCGCTCGCGCTCGGGCTGCTCGCGCTGGTCGGGCGTGGTGTGCCGGACCGCGTGCGGGTGTTCCTGCTGACGGTGTTCGTGGTAGACGATCTGCTCGCGCTGGTGGTGATCGCGGTCGTCTACAGCTCGGACGTCAAGCTGATGCCGCTCGTCCTCGCCGTGGTCGCGTTCGCCGTCGTTCTCACGCTGGCCCTGCTCAGGGTCCGCAAGTCTTGGGTGTACGTCGTTCTCGGCGTACTCATGTGGGCCGCCCTTCTGAAGAGCGGTGTCGACCCGGTGGTCGCCGGGTTGGCGATCGGCCTCACGGCGCCGGCGTACTCGCCCGGTCGTGAGGAGCTGGAGGAGGCGACCGGTCTGTTCCGGTTGTTCCGCGAGCAGCCGACCCCGGAGCTCGCGCGCTCCGCGACCGTCGGCCTGACCACGACGATCTCGCCGAACGAACGCCTGCAGTTCCTCTACCACCCGTGGACCAGCTACCTGATCGTCCCGCTGTTCGGCCTCGCGAACGCGGGCGTCACGATCGACGCCGGCTTCCTCGGCCGCGCGTTCAGCTCGCCGATCACGCTCGGCATCCTGCTCGGGTACGTCGTCGGCAAGCCGATCGCGGTGACCGGGGTGTCCTGGCTGCTCGAACGGGTCTCCGGCGGCCGGGTCCGCCCGGGCGTCGGCTGGGCGTCGGTCCTCGGCAGCGGCACGATCGCCGGCATCGGCTTCACGGTCTCGTTGCTGATCGCAACGATCGCGTTCGACGGTGCGCAGCTCGCCGAGGCGAAGGTCGGCCTGCTCTCCGCGGTGATCGTGGCGTCCGCGCTCACCTGGGCGGTGTTCCGCGCCGCGAAGCTGCTGTCGCCGCCGAAGAAGGCGCTGGCGCTGCTCGGGGAGGCCGAGCAGCTCCTCGACCTGACGGACCCGGTCGATCCGGAGCGCGACCATGTCCGCGGCCCGGAGAACGCATCGGTGACGCTGGTCGAGTACGGCGACTTCGAGTGCCCGTACTGCGGGATGGCCGAGCCGATCGTCCGCGACCTGCTGCAGGACGACGACCTGCGCTACGTCTGGCGGCACCTGCCGTTGTCCGACGTACATCCGCGGGCGCAGATCGCGGCGGAGTTCGCCGAGGGCGCCGCGGTGCAGGGTGCGTTCTGGGAGATGCACGACCTGCTGCTCGCGAACCAGGAGAACCTGCAGCCGAAGGACCTGATGGGCTACGCGGAACAGCTCGGTCTGGACACCGATCGGTTGCACGACGAGGTGAAGCGGCACGTGGCCGCCGCGCGGGTGGCGCAGGACATCGAGTCCGCGGACACCAGCGGCGTCTCCGGTACGCCGACGTTCTTCGTCAACGGGCAGCGTCACTACTGGGCGTACGACGTGGAGACGCTGAAGCAGGCGATCAAGGTGGCCCGCGCGCGGTCGAAAATCCGCCGTGGCTGA